One Hippoglossus stenolepis isolate QCI-W04-F060 chromosome 6, HSTE1.2, whole genome shotgun sequence genomic window, AGATCTGCAATACAGGTGGATTGCACTCAGAACTAGCAGATAATGAAATCAAGagttgtgatttgcacttcagggccaccgcAGGGTATCAGTGGTATTTCCCAGGAGTTCTTCCAGATGAATTTCCTGATGAAGTTAGCTTCAGTTCCTAAAATTGTCGTTTTGGATGAGAggtcttcaagaaacacaagcaagccCCCTTACCGATGTACagttgtacaacttctgaagagaACATGACTTGGATGACTGAGAAACTTCGCAGATATAtttcacagatgtttgttttttgtataaCCCTGAAACCAGTTATTTCTTATAGGTCGATTGTTATTGATGTATTAACGCAAGTTGTAGTAATGTATTTATAGCatcaataaattaatatttatccTTATTAAAGTTAATATGTGTAACAGCTGAATCGTGGCACTTTGTCAGAGACGCAGTTTGCATTTGTCCCAGGTGGGActagataaaatatatatatcctgtGTTATACTGCCACCTTATGGTGAGTATGAtgaaacaaaccacagacaaaTGAACACAATTTTTATATCTTGACAATTGACACACAACATCATACATGTCGGAAGTCGCACTTCACCACAGAGGGAACAATAACTTCAGCTTTTACTTCCTTCTGAAGCAATGgattatatgatatatatatattacatttttacatgtgtgtgtgtttgtgtgtgagagagagagatttttagGGGGAAAGAAGTTAAGaatgaactttttattttcatgtctaGAAAGTGGCTCTAAAGCTGAAGACAACAGGATGTCGTGGTAACATTTGTTCGATAGGTTGGGCTCACACAAGTGCAAAGAGAAAAACCAGTAGCTTCCGCTCATGTTTTCAAAATCATACCACACCTACATGTGTGAAAAGAACTACTGGGAAACTGCTCTCAGATGATTCTAGAAACAATTACATTTCAGTTAGTagtgcttattttttttttattttgcccaGAATCAGTCtaataacaaaaaatgtgtttagtgtTTAGTATGTAAAAtcttacatacatacacattgaAATTGGAAGGGAGAATGTCTTTCAAACCCAACACAACGTTTCTTCTTTCCTACAAATAGGttagacaataaaaaaaacaacacaacagcaagcCTTGACATGAACATTTCTGCAAGTTTCAGTTCCCCTTTCCACTTTTCAGCAGAGATAATCAGTTTGAATTAGGGCGAACAAAACCGTGAGTGTAGCTTTCATACATTTCCTGTTGCTTcaaccagaaaaagaaaagtgcagatGTCATAGAGAAACAGGAAAGCTTTTATCTTGAGGTGAGGTTGAACTTGTCCAACACACCATTTCCTCTCCTGAGCTTCACTACACAGCAGTTATATGACTCGACTCAGAAACACGGCCTCTGCAAGAGCAGCTCAATGGAAAATGTGGCTCATCAGGGTCTTCCTTGTCATgtgtaagtttgttttttattaaatggcTTAACTGTTTTGTGATTTATCTGCATCCAAAGAATATTTGAATGTACATTTGTTCCAGTGACCCTTTACCATTGTTTGATCTTACAGATTCCACTGCTGTTTGTGGAGCTCAGAATGTCCAAGATGGTAAGACACATTTCACACGTTAACATATCCTAGTATTTATTTGtggtaaaaagtaaaaagttttgGTCTGAAagcatttacacaaaaaaaatcacatttatcaaaaacatttattgtatatataaaaataatgtatttgattgcgtaaaataacaaatacacattgtTAAAAGTTTTATTCTGCATGTGCTAAGTTAGACTTACACCAGAACATTGTTTAGGAAGTAAAGCATATGTTATGTAAACATGAGGAACATGAAGTACTTTGTAGTCATCGGTCTTGACAGTTCCTACATTTATACTTCAACTAGTTCAAGTTCATTGTTCTGTATCATGTTGTGCAAGTAATTTGTGGCGATTAAAAACTAACGCCTGATATGTTATACTCCATTTTTCCATTGTCACTCTTTTTGCAAATTATCTTCCTGATTAAATAATTCTTTCAATTCTTAAAATCTTCAAATGGAAGAACTGTAAAATGTTCCATTGCAAATGTATGATGTTGTTTAACCGATGGTCCAAATCAAATCTTCCCATCTGATGAGCAGGAAACCTGAATCTTTGTCATTTTGATTCCTTGTTGCAGCTCTTGGTTTTAATGAACTTGCTCCTACAGCTAAAATCTTCACTTGACATGTAGATAAAGCACAAAACCGTTCTGATCTAATGTCTGTTCTCAACACCCCTCCTCTCATCACCAGTCACCACCACGCCCTTTTCTCTGACCTCCTTTGAACCGACATCGATGGAAGCTTCGACTGTTTCAGGTTAGATTTTAAATCTGAAGGAGCAAAGATAATCAAGCAGTGttcttcatttaaaacatcttaGATTCTGTAGATTTACAGTGAAAAGTCATTACTTCCTGAAATCAGTCAGTTTTTCAAACGGCACACATGTGATAATTTTTTGTAAAGACCCCAGGAGAAAATGTTTCCACAACCAATGTGGTCATGAGAAATGTCCCATGTGAAATCACCAATGTCTGTGATCAAAAGGTTCCAgcaataattgtatttttttatgtctgtacTTGTTTGTATTTAGATCAATGCCACAATTAAAATGTGCATTGAAAAACTATTAGAAGTCATATGTTCTTAGGATATTACTTGTATATGTGtggaatttgaatttgaaaagcATGTGGTCTTGTGTAATTgtatctttttttctgttttgaattcatttgaatctgttttACATGCGATACATTCATAATTACATTTAAGACAACAAATCAACacaggaataataataaaaaatattccaaCACAGGTCAAAATGCCAGTGGGCCTTAATGGGTATGCGCTTTCAGAATAATactatttttcaaattattattaatatattctATTCTACATTATAAACTTCCAGAGCCTCCTGTACCatccctgcagctgcagtccGGCTGGTTGGACGTGTTCCCCTCTGAGAAAGTGGAGTTGAGATGTAACATCAGCGGCAGCTCTGACTGGAAGATCGTCTGGCACAAAGATGGACAGGAACAAGACGCAGACCCaaatctgtctttctctgcagacaGATCAATCCTCACTATCACTGCCGCTGCACAAATGTATTCTGGAAGTTATTCCTGTAAAGGTCAACACACCAGCAACTCACTTAAGGTCACAGTTTACCGTAGGTTTCATTATGTTTCATCACTCACATTTCGACAGAATGTCTCGTTATAATAAAGATGAACTGAAACTTTTTCTTCATTCTTTCTCATTAGAAAACAAGCCCAAAGCAACTCTGAGTCAAAGACCAAACTTAAACAAGATGTTCCCTGGAGAGTCGGTCAACTTCACATGTCTGGTTGATGTGGCCTCTGAATGGGAATACCAGTGGTACCATAATGGAAATAAAATTCAAGCACGGGATACTTATACCATACCTTCTATAGATCATTCTAACAGTGGAGAATACTACTGCAAAGCCAAAAGAGGCAAAGGCCAGTTCTACACAGAGCCGAGTGAAACAACATCCGTGCTGGTCTCTGGTAAGTGTTTCACCACAGACTCCACTACAACCAccaatttattcattttcatctaCATGAACCTTTTGGATAtctgtatttttcttaaatctTTCAATAGCTTGCAatgcatttgacatttttgagTCCCTTTCTCAAACCCTTTTGTGATGCAACTAACCCTGAAGATTTCTTTGCGGTGCACATTGTCAGATCCACCTACACCATCGTTGCTGTCTCCAAGGCTGGATGTGTTCAAAGACGAATTAGTGGCGTTCGTTTGCGACGTTGGCGACGTTGGCGACCCTGATTGGACGTACTCCTGGTACAAAAATCTGCAAAAGATCCCGGATGAAGACGAATCGTCTCTCAACATCACCTCGGTCACTCAAACCGATCAAGGAGACTACGCATGCAAAGCTCACCTGGAGGACAGGCGTGTCACCTCTGGATACAGCAACACAGCTACAGTCAAGGTTTATGGTGAGATTCCTTCCTATGTATAACCTACATTAACTTTACACTAATTCACGTATATTAACTCTTATCTATATCTTtacaataaagaaacaaatgtaaaaacaaggaAGGGCTCGCTCATAGTGATGAACTTACACTGAATTGTCACTCAAATCTTTTTTGAGATTTATATTAAGTTACGGAACATTGTGTAGCTGTTTCAGAAATATTTCCCGCAAAAGCTGGTGGAGACTAAAAAAGAGCTTAAAAGAAAGTAAACATTGAACTTACATTTAGCAAATAGCCAAAAACACAACTCCAAATAAATCATAATGTCAGCGACTGTTTGCCACCAAGTTCACTAAGTTTAAAGGTTATGATATatcaatgttgtttttacaccaTTCGTTGTTGTTACTGTAACATTTTGGGATCATGCTAACCAGCCAGATAtagaaaaaatgatttttaatttTAAGCATGGAGTGGAAGAACTGAGCTAAGAAATAGTGTTTACCATTGGAATAGGGAGTATGCTCCAATATCTGAACGAgacaaaataattttatataacAAGATAATGAGATATGATGAGATAACGCTAATTCACACTCCAACACAGTAGGtggtggtaatgcaccttgaaGTTGGTCGCCACCCACCATTAAACCGAgcaaagaaggagaagaaaaattGACAGCATTCTCTGAAAAATTAGAGAATTGGCTATCTGTCAAAAATTCTATCTTTAGTAAGTTGATGACATTTGGAAATTTTGTATTGACCTTATGTgtaatttcaaatgtatttttattactgAGGTTGTATTTAAAGGTGGTTTTACATACTGCTTAATACTGCTTTTTCTCAATATAAAGTACACTTCAATAGTACACTAAAgtatatttgaattaattaacTATGACagtgtcaaaaataaaaacattatacCATAGGCGTAATAATAAATGTAGACTTTACAGCAAAACTGTATTGATTTCCATTTGGCTTTACAGATGTAGCTTGTAAAGTTGCTGCTGTGTGAATATTACTGCATCACAAGTTTTAAGGTAGCGAGAGAAGCAGTAACATTGTGTGTTCTTTCAGAAAACACACCTGAACCAACACTGAGCAAGGTCCCTGATTTCACCCCAATGTATGTTGGAGAAACTGTGAACTTCACTTGCACAGTCAACATGTCCTCTGGCTGGAAATATCAGTGGTATGAAAATGGACAGAACATCCCTTCTGCCACCGGCAAAACCTACAGCCTCCCTCTTAGTCTTTCTGATGGAGGGAATTACTCGTGCAAGGCCACCAGAGGTGAAACAACATCAACGAGCCAGAGTGCGGAAATACAGCTATCTGTTCATGGTAGGTGAAGAAAGCAAAAAAGGTATTATTCACAGCATCGTATTTAAGGAGAAGCCAAACTGTTGATTTACAATGTACATCATATCATCAATAGAGTTGTCATTTTATGTTGTCTTGTCATTGTCACTTACGCCTTAAAACAACCTCAGAGCTGCTTTAAATTGAGTGAAAGAGCATTTTGTGTGCATCTTGCTTCCGTTATCTTAGCCACTTTCTGTTGAAGCAGGATGTTGTGGTGTAATATGATGCAGGGAGAGATAGCTCACAAGTGTGCAGTACACAGAACTGGAATATTAGTCAGAGAGTCAGTTTCATATTCTGTAAGAGCATGGTGGAAGCACGTCAGAGATACTTTTTGACTGTCCACATAAACCACTTTATTTAAAACGTTATTCTGAGCACGTAAACTCTTAGTTTTTATTGTTAGCTTTTCTATTCTTTAACTATTAAGGATGAAGGCAGTGCTTTTTTACTCTTTCTCCTCAAAGGACCATTGTGGTGTGTGTTGACAACATCCTCATTGCAAAGATgatatgcttgtgtgtgtttttagaaatTCCTGTTCCACATTTGGAGAATATGACCCAGTGGTTGGATGTGTTCCCCACTGAGAGTGTGAAGTTGAGCTGTGGGATGCAGCGCGGCTCTGGCTGGACCTATACCTGGTACAAAGCTGGAGAGAAGGTCAAGCCTGATGATGCTGTGTCTTTTGATCCGGATGGATCTACTCTTTCTATTAGCTCCGCTTCAGCTAAACATGAAGGACCATACAAGTGCAGGGGACACCTCCAGGACAGATCTATCAACAGCCGAACTGGTTCTAAACTTACTCTCACAGTATATGgtgagttttcttttaaatgtgttattctatacaaatttgattgattgattgattgatctaaatttacatacaaataaataaactcagTGGAGCATGTATACCTTCGCCAAGGCTcaacaatcctacacatgattgtCTTGTTATtgaagtagaaatataaaagaaaagaggaagtgatctGATAACCAATGATTTTGTGATAAATGTGCAATTTGGGGGGAATTTATAAAAGGGaattttttctttatcttggGCACTAACATTTTGGGGGATTAGTCCATGAGGATTGGATAAATATCTGATAAAGGTACATCTGGTAActtgttttcacactgaataGAGAGTCATTTAACACACTGATGGAATTAGCATGTTTATCTTCCCTCAGCTAAGATGCCCAGTGTCGTACTGACACAGGATCCAGAGTACAAGGTGATGTTCCCTGGAGAGTCCGTCTCCTTCAGCTGTCACATTAATGTCTCCTCTGGATGGGAGTTCTTCTATTACAAAAATACCAATCAACTCAGTCACGCTGGAATCAAATATTCAATCAACTCTACCGGGCCCTCAGATGGAGGATCATATACATGCCAAGTAAAAAGAAGCAGGAATCGGGTCTTCTCTAGCAACCCTAGTCAGGCTATACTCCTTGACGTTAAAGGTAAGTTCTGTTGACTGTAGTCAGTTATGATATTTCATGAACAGTGAAGAGCTGCTGGTATGACataatacacacagacacatgtcttctgcttttgtgtttttagagGAACACCCCAAACCTGTGATGACTCAAGAGCCGAAGGCTGACAAAGTGTACGTTGGAGAGTCAGTGTCCTTGGATTGTAAAGTGGAAATCTCGTCTGGTtgggagtatctgtggaacaAAGATGGAGTGGCACTCCCTCACAAGAGTCATACTTTTAAAATTCATAATGCCAATTCATCAGACAGCGGGAGTTATGAGTGCACGGCCAAAAGAGAAAAATCGACATaccaaacacagcacagcaagAGACGATCCTTACAAATATCTGGTGAGCCAAAGAaagttgtgttgtattgtgtattttaatggaTGCTGTCTTCTTGTGTCTTTATTGATTTCATGGTAAAAACTTTCCGACAACCAAGATGCATCTCAGGATATTTTTTGAAGTGgctcatgtgtctgtgtgttttttagagATTCCTGTCCCCCAGTTTAAGCAAATGACCCAGTGGTTGGATGTGTTCCCCTCTGAGAGCGTGAAGTTGAGCTGTGGGATGGCAGAAGGCATCTCTGACTGGACGTACACCTGGTACAAAGACGAACAGAAGGTCCAGGCTGATGATACTGTGTCTTTTGACTCGGATGCCAGGACTCTCTCAATCAGCTCTACTGCAGCTAAACATGCAGGACGATATAGTTTCTCAGGAAATCTCAAGAGCAGACCTGTCAACAGTATCAGAAGCTCTGGACTAACACTCAGTGTTTATGGTgagatttttcatttgtctttttttaaacaattctTGGAGTAAGATTTTTAggttaaatgtattatttggaATGGTCAGTCATGGAAATGGTAGCGGAGTATATGGGTAATAGGCTTATTTACATTTTAGAGTTACATTACAAGAGCTTTGGCTGGTTTGCtggttgattggttgtttgtttggttaTTTGGATGGTTGGTTATTTGGCTGATTGGCTGGTTggcttgttgtttgtttgtttgtttgtttggttggttggttggttggttgtctggttggctggttggttggtgtCAGTTTTACAGCAATGCACATTCACCCATACAACCCACGTCCCATGAAACAAACAAGAGTGCAACACCAAGCAAACAGGACAAGTCATTAGTCAATAATGATAGCAACAATAACAATTAAGAAGATCTCATTAACATGAAGTATTTACTGACAGTAAAGAGCTGGGTTACCGGGCGGtcgtcttgttttgttctgccATGGCTGCATGTAAGAGGCTTTTAAGTTAAATTAGCAGTGGAGTGGGTGAGTGATGTCATGTGGTGTTGAGGTTGTGATGCAGGTGATAGCCTTAGAATTGAGTTCAGAGAAGTTGGGCGTGGGAAGATCTATTAATTTGGTAGCATTATGGGTTATGTTAGTTTTGTACAGGCGGGGCAGTAAAGTAGGATGGGTTGGATGACATTGTTGT contains:
- the LOC118110893 gene encoding titin, translated to MTRLRNTASARAAQWKMWLIRVFLVMYSTAVCGAQNVQDVTTTPFSLTSFEPTSMEASTVSEPPVPSLQLQSGWLDVFPSEKVELRCNISGSSDWKIVWHKDGQEQDADPNLSFSADRSILTITAAAQMYSGSYSCKGQHTSNSLKVTVYQNKPKATLSQRPNLNKMFPGESVNFTCLVDVASEWEYQWYHNGNKIQARDTYTIPSIDHSNSGEYYCKAKRGKGQFYTEPSETTSVLVSDPPTPSLLSPRLDVFKDELVAFVCDVGDVGDPDWTYSWYKNLQKIPDEDESSLNITSVTQTDQGDYACKAHLEDRRVTSGYSNTATVKVYENTPEPTLSKVPDFTPMYVGETVNFTCTVNMSSGWKYQWYENGQNIPSATGKTYSLPLSLSDGGNYSCKATRGETTSTSQSAEIQLSVHEIPVPHLENMTQWLDVFPTESVKLSCGMQRGSGWTYTWYKAGEKVKPDDAVSFDPDGSTLSISSASAKHEGPYKCRGHLQDRSINSRTGSKLTLTVYAKMPSVVLTQDPEYKVMFPGESVSFSCHINVSSGWEFFYYKNTNQLSHAGIKYSINSTGPSDGGSYTCQVKRSRNRVFSSNPSQAILLDVKEEHPKPVMTQEPKADKVYVGESVSLDCKVEISSGWEYLWNKDGVALPHKSHTFKIHNANSSDSGSYECTAKREKSTYQTQHSKRRSLQISEIPVPQFKQMTQWLDVFPSESVKLSCGMAEGISDWTYTWYKDEQKVQADDTVSFDSDARTLSISSTAAKHAGRYSFSGNLKSRPVNSIRSSGLTLSVYDTKPRVTLMQKPEYDVMHTLDSVSFSCHINVSSGWEYLWYKDGTPLPLQSGHNYNISSVVTKNTGSYTCQVKRGVVEILQSNQSPAVKLKILERPKANILLLTGWSEVFATDILVLRCEVQASNDKWNYTWFREGKPINLLTSEKHFVTPQNDPKQSLYTCQGNRNGQPSYSKPSDSFKTKNLLLKRRVLLSISGCLFFGLIAVLLGCIVLRFIRKPAVDDDKPEEENLFLTMAQLKDRSDAPDPMVEYITDEGLNALPKEADENGTLPITTEEGEALTTESVDTEENKGGLVSFKQ